A single genomic interval of uncultured Desulfobacter sp. harbors:
- a CDS encoding cobyric acid synthase, with amino-acid sequence MKQAKCIAALGTGSDVGKSVVATALCRIFSDRGYKVAPYKAQNMSNNSGVTPEGLEMGRAQIVQAEAARIAPHVDMNPVLLKPVSQVGSQVVLLGTVHKDLSAAEYHREKANFWDTACGALDRLRAANDVVVLEGAGSCAEVNLMARDIVNLKMAAYAKAPVILTADIDRGGVFAQIVGTLACLNKAEQEQIAGFIINRFRGDIALFKEGVDWIEKKTGKPVFGVLPWVNHHIPNEDSVAIEHAVAKTDPAQTPTVLVVRTPHIANFTDFDVLFQVEGLGVDFVEHPRDLSAYKAVILPGSKSTRSDLNWLTKTGWTNKIQAYVKNGGHVLGICGGYQMLGIRVHDPNGLEGTPGDTEGLGLLHLVTVLKAPKTTTISRFEWEGVPGLGYEIHMGSTASADRIASGKAADNGLLTVKERNQQVCTDFDGAVANSGRVMGTYMHSFFDSAPILKKWLSLLGLADLEPPDSCGLQGRDRQYDMLVRHFEKHVDVAAIINAMG; translated from the coding sequence ATGAAACAGGCAAAATGTATCGCCGCCCTGGGCACAGGGTCTGATGTGGGCAAAAGCGTGGTTGCCACAGCTCTTTGCCGGATTTTTTCCGACCGCGGGTATAAAGTGGCACCTTACAAGGCCCAGAATATGTCCAATAACTCCGGGGTGACCCCGGAAGGCCTTGAAATGGGCCGGGCCCAGATTGTCCAGGCCGAAGCCGCCCGCATTGCCCCCCATGTGGACATGAACCCGGTGTTGCTCAAGCCCGTGAGCCAGGTCGGCTCCCAGGTGGTGCTGCTGGGAACGGTGCATAAAGACCTGTCCGCGGCTGAATATCACCGGGAAAAGGCAAATTTCTGGGATACGGCCTGTGGTGCCCTGGATCGCCTTCGCGCCGCCAATGATGTGGTGGTGCTGGAAGGGGCCGGTTCCTGCGCTGAAGTCAATCTCATGGCACGGGATATCGTAAATCTTAAAATGGCCGCCTATGCCAAGGCGCCGGTGATTCTCACCGCTGACATTGACCGGGGCGGGGTGTTTGCCCAGATTGTGGGGACACTGGCTTGTTTGAACAAGGCCGAACAGGAGCAAATCGCAGGCTTTATCATCAATCGGTTCCGGGGCGATATTGCTTTGTTTAAAGAGGGCGTGGACTGGATTGAAAAAAAGACCGGCAAACCGGTTTTCGGTGTGCTGCCTTGGGTGAACCATCATATCCCCAACGAAGACTCCGTGGCGATCGAACATGCCGTGGCCAAAACTGATCCTGCCCAAACCCCCACCGTGCTGGTGGTGCGTACTCCCCATATTGCCAATTTTACCGATTTTGATGTCCTGTTCCAGGTGGAAGGATTGGGCGTGGATTTTGTTGAGCATCCAAGGGATCTGTCCGCCTATAAAGCCGTAATCCTGCCCGGTTCCAAGAGCACTCGCAGTGACCTGAACTGGCTTACCAAAACCGGATGGACAAACAAAATTCAGGCTTACGTTAAAAACGGCGGCCATGTCCTGGGCATATGCGGCGGCTACCAGATGTTGGGCATCAGGGTTCATGACCCCAACGGCCTTGAAGGCACTCCGGGCGACACAGAAGGATTGGGGCTTCTTCACCTTGTAACAGTACTCAAAGCCCCCAAAACTACTACTATCTCCCGGTTTGAATGGGAGGGCGTACCTGGTCTGGGCTATGAAATCCATATGGGCAGTACAGCGTCGGCCGACCGGATCGCTTCGGGCAAAGCGGCAGACAACGGTCTGTTAACCGTAAAAGAGAGAAACCAACAGGTCTGCACCGATTTTGACGGGGCCGTGGCAAATTCGGGCCGGGTCATGGGCACCTACATGCACAGTTTTTTTGATTCGGCACCCATTTTGAAAAAATGGCTTTCGCTTCTGGGCTTAGCCGACCTTGAGCCCCCGGATTCCTGCGGCCTGCAGGGCCGGGACAGGCAGTATGATATGTTAGTCAGGCATTTTGAGAAACATGTGGATGTGGCGGCTATTATAAACGCCATGGGCTAA
- a CDS encoding helix-turn-helix transcriptional regulator — protein sequence MNDSFCNNVLTQLGQRLRQARLMREDSQADFAFRIGVSIPTLRKMETGSPQVSIGTWVKALDILGCISDMDKLIAPKESLAERFEIQHKYAGRQRVKRSR from the coding sequence ATGAATGATTCGTTTTGTAATAATGTACTAACTCAGCTTGGGCAACGCCTGAGGCAGGCCAGATTGATGCGGGAAGACTCCCAGGCTGATTTTGCATTCAGGATCGGCGTTTCTATTCCTACACTGCGCAAGATGGAGACAGGCAGTCCCCAGGTGTCCATCGGCACCTGGGTAAAGGCGTTGGATATTCTTGGTTGCATTTCTGACATGGATAAGCTGATTGCACCTAAAGAATCCCTGGCAGAACGGTTTGAAATCCAACACAAGTATGCAGGCCGGCAACGCGTCAAACGGAGCAGGTAA
- a CDS encoding universal stress protein, translating into MFKHILAATDLVGIKDPVVTGAAAIAETHQARLNILHVAESSHENNRRLVKDFKTNEEINFSPAYQELIRKELLDFYKTILPEDMDFDVTVVCGFPWEEIVRQSRHLNAGMIVLGPHSERAAERGTVRVAGKIGSTVEGVVMRENCPVMIINPAVHLSSGAFKKIVVGVDFSVSCECALFFARKTAEKFGSKIVAFHMIPVPPYPKYTKKDYEADRKNTETRLEEFCRNLIKDTDYAYQIWGGALPHQELVNCAEKNNADVIILGSHTKKKGTKWYAGSAVERTAFRAGCPVIVVTDPEALVAWDENAPNDPAIGKEKDRSIHVFTGKRHE; encoded by the coding sequence ATGTTCAAGCATATTTTAGCAGCGACAGATCTTGTGGGAATTAAAGATCCGGTGGTGACAGGCGCTGCCGCAATCGCCGAAACCCATCAAGCCAGACTAAACATTCTCCATGTAGCGGAATCCTCCCATGAAAACAACCGGCGCCTGGTTAAGGATTTTAAAACGAACGAGGAAATCAATTTCTCGCCGGCGTATCAGGAACTTATCCGGAAAGAACTCCTCGATTTTTATAAAACAATATTGCCGGAAGACATGGATTTTGATGTCACGGTCGTTTGCGGATTCCCCTGGGAAGAGATTGTTCGTCAATCCCGGCATCTTAATGCGGGCATGATCGTCCTCGGTCCCCATTCCGAACGTGCCGCTGAAAGAGGGACCGTCCGGGTGGCCGGGAAGATCGGGAGCACCGTGGAAGGCGTGGTCATGCGGGAAAATTGTCCGGTGATGATTATCAATCCCGCAGTTCACTTGTCCTCAGGGGCATTCAAAAAAATTGTGGTGGGGGTGGACTTTTCCGTATCTTGTGAATGCGCCTTATTTTTTGCCCGGAAAACTGCGGAAAAATTCGGGTCAAAAATCGTTGCGTTTCACATGATCCCTGTGCCGCCGTATCCCAAATATACCAAGAAAGATTATGAAGCAGATCGAAAAAATACTGAAACCCGCCTGGAAGAATTCTGCCGAAATTTGATTAAAGATACCGATTACGCCTATCAGATCTGGGGCGGGGCGTTGCCCCACCAGGAACTCGTTAACTGTGCGGAAAAAAACAATGCAGACGTAATCATTCTAGGGTCCCACACAAAGAAAAAAGGCACAAAATGGTATGCCGGCAGTGCCGTGGAACGGACCGCCTTCCGCGCCGGATGTCCGGTAATCGTGGTAACGGACCCGGAAGCCCTGGTTGCCTGGGATGAAAACGCCCCGAATGATCCGGCAATCGGTAAAGAGAAAGATCGGTCGATTCACGTATTTACCGGTAAGCGGCATGAATAA
- a CDS encoding sigma-54 dependent transcriptional regulator codes for MTPNILVVDDEKDMTRLLQRSLEPELNCRVTMAFSGEMALNILGLADTTFDLVISDIRMPEMDGFELLEQLKQRYPDLTVVMLTAYGNIESAVTAIKKGAYDFIAKPFEQDEIIFKIRKALERSRLISENRQLQKACRTDSLPLIGKSPAMRKVFQKIGLIADSDVTVLITGESGTGKDMTARSIHALSPRNNKPYIPINCPTIPEHILESELFGYKKGAFTNAYRDKTGLFQEADHGTIFLDEIGDVGPSIQTKLLRVIQEKEVKPLGDTRVDHVDVRIIASTNQDLQQKIKDKEFREDFFYRLSVITIELPPLRERVTDIPLLCDHLLAKNCEKLNKPAKHLSESVMDLLMKHPWPGNVRELENVLVQGILYSTTDTIGLADIPIEKNSANACVCVDFGKDMGQLTYKQAKESTLTQFNHNFIGAMLSMTKGNITQAARRCAMDRQALQQIMKRYAIDPEKFRKKPS; via the coding sequence ATGACACCCAATATTCTTGTGGTGGATGATGAAAAGGACATGACCCGCCTTCTCCAGCGCAGCCTTGAACCGGAACTAAATTGCCGGGTCACCATGGCGTTTTCCGGTGAAATGGCCCTGAACATCCTTGGGCTGGCCGACACGACCTTTGATCTTGTCATCAGTGACATCCGTATGCCGGAAATGGATGGGTTTGAACTTCTGGAACAATTGAAACAACGGTATCCGGACCTCACTGTGGTCATGCTCACCGCTTACGGCAACATAGAATCTGCTGTGACAGCAATTAAAAAAGGGGCTTACGATTTCATTGCCAAGCCCTTTGAGCAGGATGAAATCATTTTTAAGATCCGGAAAGCCCTGGAACGCAGTCGACTTATATCCGAAAACCGCCAACTCCAGAAAGCCTGCCGGACCGATTCCCTGCCCTTAATCGGAAAAAGCCCTGCCATGCGTAAAGTATTTCAAAAAATAGGCTTAATCGCGGACTCTGATGTTACAGTCCTGATCACCGGGGAATCCGGAACGGGCAAGGATATGACCGCAAGATCCATTCATGCACTTAGCCCTCGAAACAATAAACCGTATATCCCAATAAACTGCCCCACCATCCCCGAACATATCCTTGAAAGTGAATTATTCGGATATAAAAAAGGCGCCTTCACCAATGCCTACCGGGACAAAACAGGACTTTTCCAGGAAGCCGACCACGGCACCATTTTTCTGGATGAAATCGGAGATGTGGGCCCCAGCATCCAGACCAAACTTTTAAGGGTGATCCAGGAAAAGGAGGTCAAACCTTTGGGCGACACCCGGGTGGACCATGTGGATGTCAGGATCATCGCCTCCACCAACCAGGATCTGCAGCAGAAAATCAAAGACAAGGAGTTCAGGGAAGATTTTTTCTATCGGCTGTCGGTGATCACCATTGAATTGCCGCCGCTAAGGGAGCGGGTGACGGATATTCCGCTGTTGTGCGATCATCTTCTGGCCAAAAACTGTGAAAAATTAAACAAACCGGCCAAGCATTTATCTGAAAGCGTGATGGATCTTCTCATGAAGCACCCCTGGCCGGGCAATGTCAGAGAGCTTGAAAATGTACTTGTCCAGGGGATTCTCTATTCAACCACAGATACCATCGGCCTGGCCGATATCCCCATCGAAAAAAATAGTGCCAATGCCTGCGTCTGCGTGGATTTTGGCAAGGATATGGGGCAACTGACATATAAGCAAGCCAAGGAGAGCACCCTGACCCAGTTTAACCATAACTTCATCGGCGCCATGCTCTCCATGACCAAAGGCAATATCACCCAGGCAGCCAGGCGCTGCGCTATGGATCGCCAAGCCCTTCAGCAGATCATGAAACGGTATGCCATTGATCCCGAAAAATTCCGAAAAAAGCCGTCTTGA
- a CDS encoding AAA family ATPase: MRESVRQEALFKQMRIPEFYPHPVRDVAVCETHISMVFLAGDFVYKIKKAVDLTFLDFTTLEKRRHFCTREVVLNRRLTNNVYLDVTKITQKGDRFYLDGDGTVVEYAVRMRKLSETYSMKQLLRAGKIGHTDIDRLAMRLYEFYGSDTSDGPLNMEAAFETIRQNCDENFKQTQPLLGSLFDDDCFQSIWSRTDTFLDRQKPLFFRRMENKWFRDCHGDLRTGHIYFTDTEIQIIDCIEFNDRFRYLDVGADLAFLAMDMEFMGFSALAEKFLSAYAGYHHDPEVYVLMNFYKCYRAMVRFKVKCIRLQAHDVSEQERSKLLEKTKKYLALSDRYADRFSKPRIWVTCGMPASGKSTLAQNLSLALNIRSINSDVVRKKIFPTPPTDPENMPFEKGMYSETATSRTYDTLFSLAEKEVLKGNSVAIDASFSREKYRKHVVSLAAQLGADIVFIECTVPDRILQERLIMRNGRNTISDARISHFQSFKDRFEPIKIEAHHHLKINTDAPMNACLLKILPRIL, translated from the coding sequence ATGAGAGAATCAGTTCGTCAGGAAGCTCTGTTTAAACAAATGCGGATCCCGGAATTTTATCCCCATCCCGTTCGCGACGTAGCGGTCTGTGAAACCCATATTTCCATGGTATTCCTGGCAGGCGACTTTGTTTATAAAATTAAAAAAGCCGTAGACCTGACGTTTCTTGATTTCACCACCCTTGAAAAACGCAGACATTTTTGCACCCGTGAGGTGGTATTAAATCGCCGTCTGACAAATAACGTATACTTGGATGTGACGAAAATAACACAAAAAGGGGACCGGTTTTATTTAGACGGCGACGGGACGGTTGTGGAATATGCCGTAAGGATGAGAAAACTGTCTGAGACCTATTCCATGAAACAGTTGCTGCGAGCCGGAAAAATCGGTCATACGGATATTGACCGGCTGGCAATGAGGCTGTACGAATTTTACGGTTCCGATACATCCGACGGGCCGCTGAATATGGAAGCGGCCTTTGAAACAATCCGGCAAAACTGCGATGAAAACTTTAAACAGACCCAACCGTTACTCGGTTCCTTGTTTGACGACGATTGCTTTCAGTCGATATGGTCCAGAACGGATACGTTTTTAGACAGGCAAAAACCCCTGTTTTTTCGCCGCATGGAAAATAAATGGTTCCGGGACTGCCATGGGGATTTAAGGACCGGTCATATTTATTTTACAGACACAGAAATTCAGATCATTGACTGTATTGAATTCAATGACCGGTTCCGGTATCTGGATGTGGGTGCGGACCTGGCTTTTCTGGCCATGGATATGGAATTTATGGGATTTTCAGCGTTGGCTGAAAAGTTTCTTTCAGCGTATGCAGGATATCATCATGATCCAGAAGTATACGTACTGATGAATTTTTACAAATGCTACCGGGCCATGGTGCGTTTTAAGGTTAAGTGCATCCGCCTGCAGGCGCATGATGTTTCCGAACAGGAACGCAGTAAACTTTTGGAGAAGACAAAAAAATACCTTGCCCTTTCAGACCGGTATGCCGATCGCTTCTCTAAGCCCAGGATATGGGTAACCTGCGGCATGCCGGCATCTGGGAAGAGTACCTTGGCACAAAACCTTTCCCTGGCGCTGAATATCCGGTCCATCAATTCGGATGTGGTTCGGAAAAAAATATTTCCAACCCCGCCAACCGATCCTGAGAACATGCCTTTTGAAAAAGGAATGTATTCCGAAACCGCCACCAGCCGGACCTATGACACACTTTTTTCATTGGCGGAAAAAGAGGTATTAAAAGGCAACTCCGTGGCGATAGATGCCTCCTTTAGCCGGGAAAAATATCGAAAACACGTGGTTTCCCTGGCTGCGCAATTAGGTGCCGACATTGTGTTTATCGAATGTACGGTACCGGACCGTATCCTGCAAGAACGGTTGATCATGCGAAACGGACGGAACACAATATCTGATGCGCGAATTTCCCATTTTCAATCATTTAAGGACCGGTTTGAACCGATAAAAATAGAGGCACACCATCATTTAAAAATAAATACCGATGCGCCCATGAATGCGTGTCTTTTAAAAATTTTGCCCCGGATACTCTAA
- a CDS encoding molybdopterin-binding protein — protein MKKQLHLKQPTFKTVPVQDACGMTLAHDMTEIVPAKSKGPAFKRGHRVQAGDICRLMRMGKNNLYVLDLDETQVHEDEAVFELASALAGPGVEFSATPSEGKLELYAAYQGLFRVNVDALTEFNMLDDVMCASIHTNNVVNKGDSLAATRAIPLVIDRKNLDQATALAKSTYPIFSVSMFNPLKIRLAIIGNEVYDGLIQDRFQAIVEEKTARLGAHVLEVNILPDDRERITAQIRDYMKKETDLIITTGGMSVDPDDVTRESIEAVGFDEVHYSSAVLPGAMFLLGYTSDTAIMGLPACGLYHRTTIFDLMLPRVMAGERPGKRELASLCHGGLCRNCPTCRFPNCAFGKSS, from the coding sequence ATGAAAAAACAGTTGCACCTAAAACAACCGACCTTTAAAACCGTGCCCGTACAAGATGCTTGCGGCATGACCCTTGCCCATGACATGACTGAAATCGTTCCCGCCAAATCCAAGGGACCGGCCTTTAAACGGGGACACCGGGTCCAGGCCGGAGACATATGTCGACTCATGCGCATGGGAAAAAACAACCTCTATGTGCTGGATCTTGATGAGACCCAGGTACATGAGGATGAGGCGGTGTTTGAACTTGCATCGGCCCTGGCCGGGCCAGGGGTTGAATTTTCCGCCACACCCAGCGAAGGCAAACTGGAGCTATATGCGGCCTATCAAGGGTTGTTCCGGGTGAATGTAGACGCATTGACGGAATTCAACATGCTGGACGATGTCATGTGCGCCAGCATCCATACCAATAATGTCGTGAATAAAGGCGACAGCCTGGCAGCCACCCGGGCCATACCCCTGGTCATTGACCGGAAAAATCTCGACCAGGCCACGGCCCTTGCGAAATCCACCTACCCCATTTTTTCCGTTTCAATGTTCAACCCGTTAAAAATCCGCCTGGCCATCATCGGTAACGAGGTCTATGACGGCTTGATCCAGGACAGGTTCCAGGCCATTGTGGAGGAAAAAACCGCCCGGCTTGGGGCCCATGTGCTTGAAGTGAATATCCTGCCCGATGACCGGGAGCGCATCACCGCCCAAATCAGGGATTACATGAAAAAGGAGACCGATCTGATCATCACCACCGGCGGCATGTCCGTGGACCCCGATGATGTTACCCGGGAATCTATTGAAGCTGTGGGTTTTGATGAAGTCCACTATTCATCGGCTGTGTTGCCCGGGGCCATGTTCCTTTTGGGCTATACCTCTGATACCGCTATCATGGGGCTGCCGGCCTGCGGGTTGTATCACCGCACCACCATATTTGACCTGATGCTTCCCCGGGTCATGGCCGGCGAGCGTCCTGGTAAACGGGAGCTGGCAAGCCTTTGCCACGGTGGGCTGTGCCGGAACTGCCCCACCTGCCGGTTTCCCAACTGCGCTTTTGGGAAAAGCAGTTGA
- a CDS encoding type II toxin-antitoxin system HipA family toxin, producing the protein MKSNTSMQAGNASNGAGNQVMLKLNVMITLPDGRQLFCGEIFTTTPDTRGRIQGSFRYTKEYLSHPDAFSLDPVHLPLGAAEIETDRPQGVHGVFEDALPDDWGRALLSAKYHIPRAEQTVPNLLKFLGTSGLGALSFYSGREKAYIDPSAAIHDLSRVVEAALNFDAGLPVDENDLKALFICGSSPGGARPKALIKSNDGRQWIAKFPKLNDRYHVEAIEAGTLCLADNAGLNVSNFLIRKAGDRSVLLVERFDMTPSCGRNHMISMQTLLDAGGYYNLSYSDMFVIVNKFSSKPRKDTDALFRQMVFNAAISNTDDHLKNFAMLHTESGFCLSPAYDLLPDIYHNREHCLSFPQGAGTLPPGRKILERIGNVYKVSNPGRIIGEVYQSVSCWQDVFEEYDVPQKDIQRLEPAISRGLSRLV; encoded by the coding sequence TTGAAATCCAACACAAGTATGCAGGCCGGCAACGCGTCAAACGGAGCAGGTAATCAGGTAATGCTAAAGCTCAATGTTATGATAACCCTTCCTGACGGTCGGCAGTTGTTCTGCGGTGAAATTTTTACCACCACGCCTGATACCCGAGGCCGGATTCAGGGATCATTTCGGTATACAAAAGAATATCTGTCACATCCTGATGCTTTTTCCCTTGATCCGGTACACTTGCCTTTAGGCGCTGCTGAAATTGAGACGGACCGTCCCCAGGGGGTACATGGCGTGTTTGAGGATGCCTTGCCGGATGACTGGGGCAGGGCGCTTTTATCCGCAAAGTACCATATTCCCAGGGCAGAACAAACTGTGCCCAATTTATTAAAATTTCTGGGAACAAGCGGTCTGGGCGCATTATCTTTTTATTCAGGAAGGGAAAAAGCCTATATCGACCCTTCAGCAGCCATCCATGATTTATCCAGGGTGGTCGAGGCTGCGTTAAATTTTGACGCCGGCCTACCAGTGGATGAGAATGATCTAAAAGCGCTTTTCATTTGCGGCAGTTCTCCCGGCGGTGCCCGTCCTAAGGCCCTGATTAAAAGTAATGACGGCAGGCAGTGGATAGCAAAATTTCCCAAACTCAATGACCGCTATCATGTTGAAGCAATTGAAGCAGGCACCCTTTGCCTGGCAGACAATGCCGGCCTGAATGTTTCCAATTTTTTAATCCGGAAAGCCGGTGACCGAAGCGTCCTGCTTGTGGAACGGTTTGATATGACACCGTCCTGCGGCCGCAACCACATGATCAGCATGCAGACCTTGCTGGACGCAGGCGGATATTATAACTTGTCTTATTCGGATATGTTTGTGATTGTCAATAAATTCAGTAGCAAGCCCAGAAAAGATACAGATGCGTTGTTCCGGCAAATGGTATTTAATGCCGCTATTAGCAACACCGATGACCACCTTAAAAATTTTGCCATGCTTCATACCGAGTCCGGATTTTGTTTGTCCCCAGCGTATGACCTGCTCCCCGATATTTATCATAACAGGGAGCATTGTTTATCTTTTCCCCAGGGGGCTGGTACATTGCCTCCAGGCAGAAAGATTCTGGAAAGAATCGGCAATGTATATAAAGTGTCGAATCCGGGCCGGATCATCGGCGAAGTGTATCAATCCGTGTCCTGCTGGCAAGATGTATTTGAAGAATACGACGTTCCCCAAAAGGATATCCAGCGGCTTGAACCTGCCATCAGCCGTGGTTTAAGCAGATTAGTTTAA
- a CDS encoding universal stress protein, translated as MKNPERILVVSMGTKQALKAVQWGISLARNYGAELFITHIVHNPFGLKGWSLPISSAKIIEDEFTKILEDAHKDLQDYIKTEDSEGLTIQESVIQGNPVKEITKLISEKNIDLMVMTAHEQGYIEHLMMGNDIRELIQKMPCSLFLVKRELDYKRYE; from the coding sequence ATGAAAAATCCGGAACGTATTCTCGTTGTATCCATGGGAACGAAACAGGCCCTTAAAGCCGTTCAGTGGGGAATTTCTTTGGCCCGCAATTACGGGGCAGAACTTTTTATCACCCATATCGTGCACAACCCCTTTGGGCTGAAAGGCTGGAGTCTGCCCATATCCTCAGCCAAGATTATAGAGGACGAGTTCACAAAAATACTTGAGGACGCCCACAAGGACCTTCAGGATTATATCAAGACGGAAGATTCCGAAGGGCTGACCATCCAGGAAAGCGTCATCCAGGGGAATCCTGTGAAGGAAATCACAAAATTGATTTCAGAAAAAAATATTGACCTGATGGTTATGACGGCCCATGAGCAGGGTTATATTGAACATCTGATGATGGGTAATGACATTCGGGAACTGATTCAAAAAATGCCCTGTTCCCTGTTCCTTGTCAAAAGAGAACTGGACTATAAGCGCTATGAATGA